One Tachysurus fulvidraco isolate hzauxx_2018 chromosome 2, HZAU_PFXX_2.0, whole genome shotgun sequence DNA segment encodes these proteins:
- the kif14 gene encoding LOW QUALITY PROTEIN: kinesin-like protein KIF14 (The sequence of the model RefSeq protein was modified relative to this genomic sequence to represent the inferred CDS: deleted 1 base in 1 codon), whose translation MDHKEVSVCNSRDINKTFIVSTLVNKCDGGASTAGLSLQRRNRNNTLTGNQETSENTENQQCDGRQLRLQRRTRGGNPHTSTMTETQTWTSAKCVFEPNTRTASVPPLRSVSLRERGLKDGIKAVNSHVKTIEKGKSTERQQNIVSTPNGKTQFERITVKKEIFEKLSVKDQPKLLKQPGVERLKQSSTDSVTPGSANKKFRIISENRKTISTTRKNTSQQAPVFNRKSKPAPCQTRASAESVNQTEALTSKELKMENSAVTVAVRVRPFSHREESENARQVIFMENHETVVCHPDNKQTYTFSFDFSFYSADKTDPNFTSQQMIYEKLARPLLERAFEGFNTCLFAYGQTGSGKSYTMMGFGEEDGVIPRFCEELFARVSSADKKEVACHLEMSYFEVYNEKIHDLLVVMDEQNQKKMPLRVREHPTDGPYVADLSTNVVSSYADVQTWLVLGNKQRATAATGMNDKSSRSHSVFTLVMTQTKTEIVEGEEHDHRIISRINLVDLAGSERCATAQTSGDRLREGASINKSLLTLGKVISSLSEQAQGRKKIFIPYRESVLTWLLKESLGGNSKTAMIATLSPATSNVDESLSTLRYAQQARLIINVAKVNEDTNAKLIRELKAEVEKLRAAQMSSRGIDPEKMRQFQQEIFTLKTQLSQQEREMAEVHRTWKEKLEYAERRKREETKELQRVGITFKVDNRLPNLVNLNEDPQLSEMLLYMIKEGQTKVGKLTSESAHDIKLSGALIADEHCIISNVNGTVSITPMENAKTFVNGSLVSEATILHHGDRVILGGDHYFRFNHPAEVQCGKRVSCWSNGDGQKDFEFAKNELLSAQRAQLEAEIEDARLKAKEEMIQGIQVAREMAQKELSDQKLQYENRIKNLEKELEEENERKHAHELERQKVTNKMEELQTAKSLLEQEMIMHKKRLQMEAQAARQAMVDNDVRHAKILEALEAEKKKIAEDLADIQMKRALKMNQTPKTAPPQWHAMKLSLMIEEANKISAKFRKHTVFGRHEVSETGSVGGNTELQIQVQNTKLGISTFWSMEKFQSNLAVMREMERGVCTSKDDDDVFYDPNDHWEPDISSASAESSFSRRRSRSLLKSRRISGRLYEIRVHPIQSLNCTSPQPTGLISMSKPPSFHSGSSDLALPSICKDLIAATVSRLRASSSSEESESLADKLTLDLLSIFNAANVIAGLYSKLDDNSQENLFACNTEAQTHLVKATSAIERAVFITMHWVSNISSSTQSVSHKVEELKTEVKNTGGYFQLLIQGCESEISSMVTEAQRKICRSTYAALSTTAHLAAVTGTQLHLTDHGSDAVGKRSAGMCVWEGMCRGVRALLEEALLISREMLRHAQLAQPRTQILQNLKVKMLEVAKNLQSYIQCNILEKLDPLENDPERDEAVQLGRLINTASKLFQLNHALQQLHSTLSRTLRGRGSDVGLRSFRDTVQSVTRTISGLVHGLPRQMDVCSADTLQLPCLKSVMDARDDLHSALCSLAELFVEKNDENVGTSSRPNNRTVPKTVYSLSSGVRSCSRDVCWV comes from the exons acagaaacaacacATTGACTGGGAATCAAGAAACATCTGAAAATACAGAGAACCAGCAATGTGATGGGAGACAGTTACGTTTACAGAGGAGAACCAGAGGAGGAAATCCGCACACATCCACGATGACTGAGACACAAACATGGACTAgtgcaaagtgtgtgtttgagccaAACACCAGAACAGCTTCAGTTCCTCCTCTGCGATCTGTCAGTCTGAGAGAAAGAGGACTTAAAGATGGGATCAAGGCTGTAAACTCACATGTAAAGACTATAGAGAAAGGAAAGAGCACAGAAAGACAACAGAACATTGTCTCAACTCCGAACGGGAAAACACAGTTTGAAAGAATTACtgtgaagaaagaaattttTGAAAAATTATCTGTGAAAGATCAGCCGAAACTATTAAAACAACCAGGTGTTGAAAGACTTAAGCAATCGAGCACTGACTCCGTGACTCCAGGTTCTGCCAATAAGAAGTTTAGGATTATTAGTGAAAACCGGAAGACGATATCTACAACGAGGAAGAACACAAGTCAACAAGCTCCAGTCTTCAACAGGAAGTCTAAACCTGCTCCGTGTCAAACACGAGCTTCTGCTGAATCTGTCAATCAAACTGAAGCTTTAACATCTAAAGAGCTGAAGATGGAAAACAGTGCAGTGACTGTGGCAGTGCGAGTAAGACCCTTCAGTCACag GGAAGAGAGTGAGAATGCCCGTCAGGTGATTTTCATGGAGAACCATGAGACTGTAGTTTGTCATCCTGACAATAAACAGACGTACACCTTCTCTTTTGACTTCTCCTTCTACTCAGCTGATAAAACTGACCCGAATTTCACTAGTCAGCAGATGATTTATGAAAAGTTGGCGAGACCCTTACTTGAAAGAGCATTTGAAGGATTTAACACCTGTCTTTTTGCATATGGACAAACAGGTTCGGGAAAATCCTACAC tatgaTGGGTTTTGGTGAGGAGGATGGAGTGATACCCAGATTCTGCGAGGAGCTTTTTGCACGGGTGTCAAGTGCTGATAAAAAAGAG GTAGCTTGTCACCTGGAGATGAGCTACTTTGAGGTGTATAATGAGAAGATCCATGATTTGCTGGTGGTGATGGATGAGCAAAACCAAAAGAAGATGCCT CTGCGGGTCAGAGAGCACCCGACTGATGGGCCGTATGTCGCCGATCTTTCTAC GAATGTGGTGAGCTCTTATGCTGATGTCCAG ACCTGGCTTGTGCTTGGAAACAAACAGCGAGCGACTGCTGCTACAGGCATGAATGACAAAAGCTCCAGGTCTCACTCTGTCTTCACGTTGGTCATGACTCAGACTAAG acagagatagtgGAAGGAGAAGAACATGATCACAGAATTATCAGCAGAATCAACCTGGTGGATTTAGCTGGCAGCGAGCGCTGTGCCACAGCTCAGACCAGTGGAGACCGACTGAGG GAAGGAGCAAGTATCAACAAGTCTTTGCTCACTCTGGGAAAGGTGATTTCTTCACTCTCTGAGCAAGCTCAGGgcagaaagaaaatcttcatccCATACAGAGAGTCGGTCCTGACATG GTTACTGAAGGAAAGTCTGGGTGGTAACTCGAAGACTGCCATGATTGCAACGCTGAGTCCTGCCACGAGCAACGTGGACGAGAGCCTGAGCACTCTGCGCTACGCTCAGCAGGCTCGCCTCATCATCAACGTAGCCAAGGTCAACGAGGACACCAATGCCAAGCTGATCCGAG AGCTGAAAGCAGAGGTGGAGAAGCTGCGGGCCGCCCAAATGAGCTCACGGGGCATCGATCCAGAGAAGATGAGACAATTCCAGCAGGAAATCTTCACCCTGAAGACGCAACTCTCTCAGCAGGAACGTGAAATGGCTGAAGTGCACAG GACATGGAAGGAGAAACTAGAGTACGCTGAGAGGAGGAAGCGTGAAGAGACCAAAGAGCTCCAG CGTGTAGGCATCACATTTAAAGTGGATAACCGGCTCCCCAACCTTGTGAACCTGAATGAGGATCCTCAGCTGTCAGAGATGCTCTTATACATGATTAAGGAGGGGCAGACCAAGGTCGGCAAGCTCACGTCTGAGTCAGCCCACGACATCAAGCTCTCTGGGGCCCTTATTGCTGATGAACATTG TATCATCTCCAATGTTAATGGCACAGTCAGCATCACACCCATGGAAAATGCCAAGACCTTTGTGAATGGAAGCCTTGTATCTGAAGCCACAATCCTCCACCAT GGTGACCGAGTGATTCTTGGAGGAGATCACTATTTCCGCTTTAACCACCCGGCTGAGGTGCAGTGTGGGAAGCGAGTGTCCTGCTGGAGTAATGGAGATGGCCAGAAAGACTTTGAGTTTGCCAAAAATGAGCTACTTTCAGCTCAAAGAGCTCA ACTGGAAGCAGAGATTGAAGATGCCCGACTTAAAGCCAAAGAGGAGATGATTCAGGGTATCCAAGTGGCCAGAGAAATGGCCCAGAAAGAGTTGTCTGATCAGAAGCTTCAGTATGAGAACCGGATCAAAAACCTGGAGAAAGAACTT GAGGaggagaatgaaagaaaacacgCACATGAACTAGAAAGGCAGAAGGTCACAAACAAGATGGAGGAACTGCAGACGGCAAAATCTCTCCTGGAACAAGAAATGATCATGCACAAGAAACGCTTACAAATGGAGGCCCAGGCTGCCAGACAG GCCATGGTTGATAATGATGTTCGACATGCTAAAATCCTTGAAGCGCTGGaagcagagaagaaaaaaattgctGAAGATCTAGCTGATATTCAGATGAAACGTGCCCTGAAGATGAATCAGACCCCCAAGACTG ctcctcCACAGTGGCATGCCATGAAATTGTCGCTTATGATTGAAGAAGCGAACAAGATAAGTGCCAAATTCAGGAAACACACAGTGTTTGGCAG ACATGAAGTATCTGAGACAGGGAGTGTCGGAGGAAACACTGAACTGCAAATCCAAGTACAGAACACTAAATTGGGCATCTCTACCTTTTGGAGCATGGAGAAATTCCAGAGCAACCTGGCTGTCATGAGAGAGATGGAACGG GGAGTTTGCACCTCTAAAGATGACGACGATGTGTTTTACGATCCCAACGATCACTGGGAACCAGATATATCTTCAGCATCTGCAGAGTCTTCTTTTTCTCGGAGAAg GAGCAGGAGTCTGTTGAAGAGCAGGCGCATCTCAGGACGACTCTACGAGATCCGAGTGCACCCCATTCAGAGTTTAAACTGCACCTCCCCACAGCCCACAG gCCTGATTAGCATGAGCAAACCCCCTTCATTTCACTCCGGCAGTTCAGACTTGGCCTTGCCTAGCATCTGCAAAGATCTGATAGCTGCCACGGTTTCCCGTTTACGTGCCAGTTCATCATCGGAAGAGAGCGAGAGCCTGGCAGACAAACTCACCCTGGAccttttgtctatttttaatGCTGCAAATGTCATTGCAGGCTTGTACAGCAAGCTGGATGACAACAGCCAAGAAAACT tgtttgcaTGCAACACTGAAGCACAGACTCATCTTGTGAAAGCGACCTCGGCTATTGAGAGAGCCGTGTTCATTACCATGCACTGGGTCTCCAACATCAGCTCCAGCACTCAGTCAGTCTCCCACAAGGTGGAGGAGCTCAAGACTGAAGTAAAGAACACAGGAGGATATTTTCAGCTCCTTATTCAG GGCTGTGAATCTGAAATCTCGTCTATGGTGACAGAGGCCCAGAGGAAGATTTGTAGGAGTACATATGCAGCTCTGAGCACCACTGCTCACCTGGCAGCAGTAACCGGCACACAGCTCCATCTGACTGATCACGGATCAGACGCTGTAGGCAAA AGGTCTgctgggatgtgtgtgtgggagggaatGTGCCGAGGTGTGCGAGCTCTTCTGGAGGAGGCTCTCCTTATCAGCAGAGAGATGCTCCGACACGCTCAGTTAGCTCAACCTAGAACTCAG ATTTTACAAAACCTTAAAGTGAAAATGCTGGAGGTGGCAAAGAATTTGCAAAGCTACATTCAGTGCAACATTTTG GAGAAGCTTGACCCTCTGGAGAACGATCCTGAGAGAGACGAGGCTGTGCAGTTGGGACGTCTGATAAACACGGCCTCCAAGCTCTTTCAGCTAAACCATGCTCTCCAGCAGCTTCACTCCACCTTGTCTCGCACTCTGAGAG gtAGAGGCAGCGATGTTGGTCTCAGATCATTCAGAGATACAGTCCAGTCTGTGACCAGGACAATTAGTGGCCTTGTGCATGGATTACCGAGACAGATGGACGTTTGCTCCGCTGATACTCTCCAGCTGCCGTGTTTAAAGAGCGTCATGGACGCACGAGATGACCTGCACTCTGCATTGTGCTCTTTAGCAGAACTGTTTGTTGAGAAAAACGATGAAAATGTAGGAACCAGCTCAAGGCCCAAC AACCGGACCGTTCCTAAAACCGTGTATTCACTGTCCTCAGGTGTCCGCTCGTGCTCCAGAGACGTTTGCTGGGTTTGa